In Arachis hypogaea cultivar Tifrunner chromosome 17, arahy.Tifrunner.gnm2.J5K5, whole genome shotgun sequence, a single window of DNA contains:
- the LOC112764828 gene encoding cytochrome b561 and DOMON domain-containing protein At5g35735 yields the protein MMNKGQQSMASSSKTTLPLLITILVLGFLSIVAFGDNNYGPTNPLLYCSDDFADQLEARKFNVSGCKKLRTLDAEFAWNYSNLTTTNNSTNTTTVNGTLIEIFFRAKLRHYEGWVAWGVNPGKKPQMVGTKAIIAIKHNKGTTDVHTYDVTKETRKGCRLWPTSPSEFGLNVLDKQAWSNGTKQCTTLYAKLILPFPEYNITRLNHVWQVGDDVNGDQPLQHRVTLQNVDSTETINITSPDGQSYGQNRRFLRSVHGVLNIIGWGTLLPIGVIIARYFRVFPFIWDKVWFNIHVGFQLTGFLIGTAGWAIGLSLGRSSEYYTFHTHRTFGILIFTFSTIQMLAFRLKPKITDDYRKYWNMYHHFLGYGLLAIIVINIFKGISMLKGGVGWKWAYIGIIAFLGAIILTFEIITWLRFMLKLPAITIPPKENKTSNNPTQNKQ from the exons atgATGAACAAAGGCCAACAAAGCATGGCATCTTCTTCTAAAACTACCTTACCACTACTAATAACCATTTTGGTTTTGGGTTTTCTCTCCATTGTTGCATTTGGTGATAACAATTATGGTCCAACAAATCCTCTATTATACTGCAGTGATGACTTTGCTGATCAACTTGAAGCAAGGAAATTCAATGTATCAGGCTGCAAGAAATTGCGCACTCTAGACGCCGAGTTTGCCTGGAACTACAGCAATTTGACCACCACCAACAAcagcaccaacaccaccaccgtCAATGGCACACTCATTGAGATCTTTTTCCGGGCAAAGCTCAGACACTATGAAGG GTGGGTAGCATGGGGTGTGAACCCAGGAAAGAAGCCACAGATGGTGGGAACCAAAGCCATCATAGCCATCAAACACAACAAGGGGACGACGGATGTGCACACGTATGACGTAACCAAAGAGACAAGAAAGGGTTGCAGGCTTTGGCCGACGTCTCCATCGGAGTTTGGGCTAAATGTGTTGGATAAGCAAGCATGGAGCAATGGCACTAAGCAATGCACTACTCTGTATGCAAAGTTGATCCTTCCTTTTCCAGAGTATAACATAACTAGGCTTAACCATGTGTGGCAAGTTGGAGATGATGTTAATGGTGACCAACCATTGCAGCACAGAGTCACCCTTCAGAATGTGGATAGCACTGAGACAATTAACATCACTTCTCCCGATGGCCAAAGCTATGGTCAGAACCGGAGATTCCTTAGATCA GTGCATGGAGTTCTAAACATCATAGGGTGGGGAACACTACTACCAATTGGAGTAATAATAGCTCGGTACTTTAGAGTGTTTCCATTTATTTGGGACAAAGTTTGGTTCAATATCCACGTTGGTTTCCAATTAACTGGTTTTCTAATTGGCACTGCTGGTTGGGCTATTGGTCTTAGTCTTGGAAGATCTTCAGAGTATTACACCTTCCACACGCATCGAACCTTTGGCATTCTCATTTTCACATTTAGCACAATCCAA ATGTTGGCATTTCGGTTAAAGCCAAAGATTACTGATGATTATAGGAAATACTGGAATATGTACCATCATTTTCTTGGCTATGGACTACTTGCAATCATAGTCATAAACATATTCAAAGGGATTTCAATGTTGAAAGGAGGAGTTGGATGGAAATGGGCATACATTGGAATCATTGCGTTTTTGGGTGCCATTATACTCACTTTTGAGATTATCACATGGCTACGTTTCATGTTGAAGCTACCAGCAATCACAATTCCACCAAAAGAAAACAAGACTAGTAATAATCCCACACAAAACAAACAGTAG
- the LOC112764153 gene encoding uncharacterized protein has product MPIIPADMSAPALFSTVSAATATATTLFLICKSRLMRVSPYEKNLTTHHLEQPKRSPEQPERDPRGKMLFVSQIGTSKALATRLCDLLESKGVVLDLVDARNYEPESLPKENLVVLVASTSEVWNLYSARDFSYNDLTWGARFFVNWIEEKAKAFKVGAFVVNACSFSAFVVGTQVTEGGKNLMAKAANEIRVWGHTAESNADFDSWWGSVVAVLQGAVLGDVADGICEKSEPEDAGSSDPKRLYMLVENGDSITEETETGWSFTSIIKHRMLAINDDNFMKDGTIKLDETGRVTPEWPLKDDLFVDNSRLPTSQGFCSVGHCFFFAGGFLATFLPEWNLSLDDLFPSNLWCLKFKDSTWVWSICGSMFCHRSNPLIVPHDGKLYIFGGHEVAAHWVEIYSLKSGLWEKREVPNSALLPDLTCTPSSYFIWEDSNKSHQKTRIVLYYVDYKYNRQWLMSYDVKANSWEAVDCNFPSVPEACSRKVFCLGCSHYVLIVDFGEMGWTWYIYDLSKKKLVAVVPIDDLDNSGMVSNIFCCPHTSKESLIYVLMEFDERAYEKGSNLPQLVPYARVRLQLKPFSAKIEYKGYLRVGPHYQCYMFAVGDEGNKEKSVV; this is encoded by the exons ATGCCAATCATACCCGCAGATATGTCGGCACCCGCACTCTTCTCCACCGTCAGCGCCGCCACGGCCACTGCCACAACCTTGTTCTTAATCTGCAAGTCTCGTCTCATGCGCGTCAGCCCCTACGAAAAGAACCTCACAACACACCATCTCGAGCAACCCAAACGCAGTCCCGAACAACCCGAACGCGATCCACGTGGCAAGATGCTATTCGTTTCCCAAAtcggaacttcaaaagccctagCGACGCGCCTCTGCGATTTGTTAGAGTCGAAAGGCGTCGTTTTGGACCTCGTAGATGCCCGGAATTACGAGCCCGAATCCCTACCCAAGGAGAACCTCGTCGTCCTCGTTGCTTCAACTTCGGAAGTTTGGAACCTATATTCCGCACGGGATTTCTCCTACAATGACCTAACTTGGGGAGCAAGGTTCTTCGTCAATTGGATCGAGGAAAAAGCGAAGGCCTTTAAGGTTGGAGCTTTTGTTGTGAATGCTTGCAGCTTCAGTGCCTTTGTGGTGGGCACACAGGTTACTGAAGGTGGCAAGAATCTGATGGCTAAGGCCGCCAATGAGATTAGGGTTTGGGGGCACACTGCTGAATCGAACGCGGATTTTGACAGCTGGTGGGGAAGTGTTGTTGCGGTTTTGCAAGGTGCTGTTTTGGGAGATGTTGCTGACGGAATATGCGAGAAATCTGAACCTGAG GATGCTGGTTCTTCTGATCCAAAGCGTTTATATATGTTGGTGGAAAATGGGGATTCGATAACAGAGGAAACCGAGACTGGTTGGAGCTTCACTAGTATCATCAAGCACAGGATGTTAGCTATCAATGACGACAACTTTATGAAAGATGGCACTATTAAACTTGATGAAACAGGACGTGTAACTCCTGAATGGCCACTTAAAGATGATCTATTCGTCGACAACAGTCGGTTACCAACTTCTCAAGGATTTTGTTCTGTTGGTCACTGCTTTTTCTTTGCAGGTGGTTTTTTGGCTACTTTTTTACCAGAATGGAACTTGAGTTTGGACGATCTTTTCCCATCAAACCTGTGGTGCCTCAAGTTTAAGGATTCTACTTGGGTTTGGAGTATATGTGGAAGCATGTTCTGCCATCGATCAAATCCCTTAATAGTCCCACACGATGGCAAATTGTACATCTTTGGGGGTCATGAAGTAGCTGCACATTGGGTTGAGATCTATAGCCTAAAATCAGGTCTTTGGGAAAAAAGGGAAGTGCCCAATTCTGCTCTCTTGCCAGATCTCACGTGCACTCCTAGCTCTTACTTTATTTGGGAGGATAGCAACAAGAGTCACCAGAAGACCCGCATTGTATTGTATTATGTTGATTATAAGTATAACCGTCAGTGGCTCATGTCATATGACGTCAAGGCTAACAGCTGGGAAGCAGTTGATTGCAATTTTCCGTCAGTTCCTGAAGCTTGTTCTCGAAAAGTATTTTGTTTGGGATGCAGCCATTATGTTCTGATTGTTGACTTCGGTGAAATGGGGTGGACGTGGTATATTTATGACTTGTCCAAGAAGAAGCTTGTGGCAGTAGTGCCCATAGATGATTTGGACAACAGTGGGATGGtatcaaatattttttgttgCCCCCACACTAGCAAAGAAAGTTTGATCTATGTATTGATGGAATTCGATGAAAGGGCTTACGAGAAAGGGTCAAATCTTCCTCAGCTTGTTCCTTATGCCAGAGTCAGGCTCCAACTCAAACCCTTTTCTGCCAAGATTGAATACAAGGGTTATCTTAGAGTTGGTCCTCATTACCAATGCTATAT GTTTGCTGTTGGAGATGAAGGCAATAAAGAGAAGAGTGTAGTTTAG
- the LOC112766141 gene encoding uncharacterized protein isoform X1, which produces MKMIEVSQIAAEQLVLELSNPDLRENALLELSKKRELYQDLALLLWNSFGTIAALLQEIVSIYPVLSPPNLTPAQSNRVCNALALLQCVASHPDTRMLFLNAHIPLYLYPFLNTTSKSRPFEYLRLTSLGVIGALVKVDDTEVISFLLSTEIIPLCLRTMELGSELSKTVATFIVQKILLDDVGLDYVCTTAERFFAVGRVLGNMVAALAEQPSSRLLKHIIRCYLRLSDNRRLDNRACDALRSCLPEMLRDATFNTCLREDQTTRRWLQQLLHNVGVNRVPPLQAGAGFDHNMMVA; this is translated from the exons ATGAAGATGATTGAGGTTTCCCAAATCGCTGCTGAGCAACTTGTTCTCGAACTCAGCAACCCCGATCTCCGAGAAAATGCTCTTCTCGAACTCTCCAAG aAGAGAGAGTTATATCAAGATCTCGCTCTGTTACTGTGGAATTCCTTTGGCACCATTGCAGCGCTTTTACAG GAAATAGTTTCTATATACCCTGTTCTTTCGCCCCCAAATCTTACTCCAGCTCAATCAAATCGAGTGTGCAATGCTCTTGCTCTTCTTCAG TGTGTGGCATCTCACCCTGATACAAGGATGCTATTCCTCAATG CTCATATACCTCTATATTTGTATCCTTTCCTTAATACAACAAGCAAGTCAAGACCATTTGAATATTTGAGGCTTACTAGCCTTGGTGTCATTGGTGCTTTAGTGAAG GTTGATGATACGGAAGTTATAAGTTTCCTTCTTTCAACAGAAATAATTCCGTTGTGCCTTCGCACTATGGAACTGGGAAGTGAATTGTCAAAAACA GTTGCAACCTTTATAGTTCAGAAAATTCTTTTGGATGATGTGggtttggattatgtttgtaCCACAGCGGAACGCTTTTTTGCAGTAGGTCGAGTTCTGGGGAACATGGTGGCAGCTCTGGCTGAGCAACCCTCATCTCGCCTTTTGAAGCACATTATTCGTTGCTATCTTCGTCTATCCGATAATCGGAGGTTGGATAA CAGGGCTTGTGATGCACTAAGAAGCTGTCTTCCGGAGATGTTAAGAGATGCTACTTTTAATACCTGCCTTCGT GAAGACCAAACAACTAGGAGGTGGCTACAGCAGTTGCTTCACAATGTTGGAGTGAATAGGGTTCCTCCACTACAAGCCGGAGCAGGATTCGATCATAATATGATGGTGGCGTGA
- the LOC112766141 gene encoding uncharacterized protein isoform X2 gives MKMIEVSQIAAEQLVLELSNPDLRENALLELSKKRELYQDLALLLWNSFGTIAALLQEIVSIYPVLSPPNLTPAQSNRVCNALALLQCVASHPDTRMLFLNAHIPLYLYPFLNTTSKSRPFEYLRLTSLGVIGALVKVDDTEVISFLLSTEIIPLCLRTMELGSELSKTVATFIVQKILLDDVGLDYVCTTAERFFAVGRVLGNMVAALAEQPSSRLLKHIIRCYLRLSDNRRLDKACDALRSCLPEMLRDATFNTCLREDQTTRRWLQQLLHNVGVNRVPPLQAGAGFDHNMMVA, from the exons ATGAAGATGATTGAGGTTTCCCAAATCGCTGCTGAGCAACTTGTTCTCGAACTCAGCAACCCCGATCTCCGAGAAAATGCTCTTCTCGAACTCTCCAAG aAGAGAGAGTTATATCAAGATCTCGCTCTGTTACTGTGGAATTCCTTTGGCACCATTGCAGCGCTTTTACAG GAAATAGTTTCTATATACCCTGTTCTTTCGCCCCCAAATCTTACTCCAGCTCAATCAAATCGAGTGTGCAATGCTCTTGCTCTTCTTCAG TGTGTGGCATCTCACCCTGATACAAGGATGCTATTCCTCAATG CTCATATACCTCTATATTTGTATCCTTTCCTTAATACAACAAGCAAGTCAAGACCATTTGAATATTTGAGGCTTACTAGCCTTGGTGTCATTGGTGCTTTAGTGAAG GTTGATGATACGGAAGTTATAAGTTTCCTTCTTTCAACAGAAATAATTCCGTTGTGCCTTCGCACTATGGAACTGGGAAGTGAATTGTCAAAAACA GTTGCAACCTTTATAGTTCAGAAAATTCTTTTGGATGATGTGggtttggattatgtttgtaCCACAGCGGAACGCTTTTTTGCAGTAGGTCGAGTTCTGGGGAACATGGTGGCAGCTCTGGCTGAGCAACCCTCATCTCGCCTTTTGAAGCACATTATTCGTTGCTATCTTCGTCTATCCGATAATCGGAGGTTGGATAA GGCTTGTGATGCACTAAGAAGCTGTCTTCCGGAGATGTTAAGAGATGCTACTTTTAATACCTGCCTTCGT GAAGACCAAACAACTAGGAGGTGGCTACAGCAGTTGCTTCACAATGTTGGAGTGAATAGGGTTCCTCCACTACAAGCCGGAGCAGGATTCGATCATAATATGATGGTGGCGTGA
- the LOC112766141 gene encoding uncharacterized protein isoform X4, translating into MKMIEVSQIAAEQLVLELSNPDLRENALLELSKKRELYQDLALLLWNSFGTIAALLQEIVSIYPVLSPPNLTPAQSNRVCNALALLQCVASHPDTRMLFLNAHIPLYLYPFLNTTSKSRPFEYLRLTSLGVIGALVKVDDTEVISFLLSTEIIPLCLRTMELGSELSKTVATFIVQKILLDDVGLDYVCTTAERFFAVGRVLGNMVAALAEQPSSRLLKHIIRCYLRLSDNRSRACDALRSCLPEMLRDATFNTCLREDQTTRRWLQQLLHNVGVNRVPPLQAGAGFDHNMMVA; encoded by the exons ATGAAGATGATTGAGGTTTCCCAAATCGCTGCTGAGCAACTTGTTCTCGAACTCAGCAACCCCGATCTCCGAGAAAATGCTCTTCTCGAACTCTCCAAG aAGAGAGAGTTATATCAAGATCTCGCTCTGTTACTGTGGAATTCCTTTGGCACCATTGCAGCGCTTTTACAG GAAATAGTTTCTATATACCCTGTTCTTTCGCCCCCAAATCTTACTCCAGCTCAATCAAATCGAGTGTGCAATGCTCTTGCTCTTCTTCAG TGTGTGGCATCTCACCCTGATACAAGGATGCTATTCCTCAATG CTCATATACCTCTATATTTGTATCCTTTCCTTAATACAACAAGCAAGTCAAGACCATTTGAATATTTGAGGCTTACTAGCCTTGGTGTCATTGGTGCTTTAGTGAAG GTTGATGATACGGAAGTTATAAGTTTCCTTCTTTCAACAGAAATAATTCCGTTGTGCCTTCGCACTATGGAACTGGGAAGTGAATTGTCAAAAACA GTTGCAACCTTTATAGTTCAGAAAATTCTTTTGGATGATGTGggtttggattatgtttgtaCCACAGCGGAACGCTTTTTTGCAGTAGGTCGAGTTCTGGGGAACATGGTGGCAGCTCTGGCTGAGCAACCCTCATCTCGCCTTTTGAAGCACATTATTCGTTGCTATCTTCGTCTATCCGATAATCGGAG CAGGGCTTGTGATGCACTAAGAAGCTGTCTTCCGGAGATGTTAAGAGATGCTACTTTTAATACCTGCCTTCGT GAAGACCAAACAACTAGGAGGTGGCTACAGCAGTTGCTTCACAATGTTGGAGTGAATAGGGTTCCTCCACTACAAGCCGGAGCAGGATTCGATCATAATATGATGGTGGCGTGA
- the LOC112766141 gene encoding uncharacterized protein isoform X3 translates to MKMIEVSQIAAEQLVLELSNPDLRENALLELSKRELYQDLALLLWNSFGTIAALLQEIVSIYPVLSPPNLTPAQSNRVCNALALLQCVASHPDTRMLFLNAHIPLYLYPFLNTTSKSRPFEYLRLTSLGVIGALVKVDDTEVISFLLSTEIIPLCLRTMELGSELSKTVATFIVQKILLDDVGLDYVCTTAERFFAVGRVLGNMVAALAEQPSSRLLKHIIRCYLRLSDNRRLDNRACDALRSCLPEMLRDATFNTCLREDQTTRRWLQQLLHNVGVNRVPPLQAGAGFDHNMMVA, encoded by the exons ATGAAGATGATTGAGGTTTCCCAAATCGCTGCTGAGCAACTTGTTCTCGAACTCAGCAACCCCGATCTCCGAGAAAATGCTCTTCTCGAACTCTCCAAG AGAGAGTTATATCAAGATCTCGCTCTGTTACTGTGGAATTCCTTTGGCACCATTGCAGCGCTTTTACAG GAAATAGTTTCTATATACCCTGTTCTTTCGCCCCCAAATCTTACTCCAGCTCAATCAAATCGAGTGTGCAATGCTCTTGCTCTTCTTCAG TGTGTGGCATCTCACCCTGATACAAGGATGCTATTCCTCAATG CTCATATACCTCTATATTTGTATCCTTTCCTTAATACAACAAGCAAGTCAAGACCATTTGAATATTTGAGGCTTACTAGCCTTGGTGTCATTGGTGCTTTAGTGAAG GTTGATGATACGGAAGTTATAAGTTTCCTTCTTTCAACAGAAATAATTCCGTTGTGCCTTCGCACTATGGAACTGGGAAGTGAATTGTCAAAAACA GTTGCAACCTTTATAGTTCAGAAAATTCTTTTGGATGATGTGggtttggattatgtttgtaCCACAGCGGAACGCTTTTTTGCAGTAGGTCGAGTTCTGGGGAACATGGTGGCAGCTCTGGCTGAGCAACCCTCATCTCGCCTTTTGAAGCACATTATTCGTTGCTATCTTCGTCTATCCGATAATCGGAGGTTGGATAA CAGGGCTTGTGATGCACTAAGAAGCTGTCTTCCGGAGATGTTAAGAGATGCTACTTTTAATACCTGCCTTCGT GAAGACCAAACAACTAGGAGGTGGCTACAGCAGTTGCTTCACAATGTTGGAGTGAATAGGGTTCCTCCACTACAAGCCGGAGCAGGATTCGATCATAATATGATGGTGGCGTGA
- the LOC112766141 gene encoding uncharacterized protein isoform X5: MKMIEVSQIAAEQLVLELSNPDLRENALLELSKKRELYQDLALLLWNSFGTIAALLQEIVSIYPVLSPPNLTPAQSNRVCNALALLQCVASHPDTRMLFLNAHIPLYLYPFLNTTSKSRPFEYLRLTSLGVIGALVKVDDTEVISFLLSTEIIPLCLRTMELGSELSKTVATFIVQKILLDDVGLDYVCTTAERFFAVGRVLGNMVAALAEQPSSRLLKHIIRCYLRLSDNRRACDALRSCLPEMLRDATFNTCLREDQTTRRWLQQLLHNVGVNRVPPLQAGAGFDHNMMVA; this comes from the exons ATGAAGATGATTGAGGTTTCCCAAATCGCTGCTGAGCAACTTGTTCTCGAACTCAGCAACCCCGATCTCCGAGAAAATGCTCTTCTCGAACTCTCCAAG aAGAGAGAGTTATATCAAGATCTCGCTCTGTTACTGTGGAATTCCTTTGGCACCATTGCAGCGCTTTTACAG GAAATAGTTTCTATATACCCTGTTCTTTCGCCCCCAAATCTTACTCCAGCTCAATCAAATCGAGTGTGCAATGCTCTTGCTCTTCTTCAG TGTGTGGCATCTCACCCTGATACAAGGATGCTATTCCTCAATG CTCATATACCTCTATATTTGTATCCTTTCCTTAATACAACAAGCAAGTCAAGACCATTTGAATATTTGAGGCTTACTAGCCTTGGTGTCATTGGTGCTTTAGTGAAG GTTGATGATACGGAAGTTATAAGTTTCCTTCTTTCAACAGAAATAATTCCGTTGTGCCTTCGCACTATGGAACTGGGAAGTGAATTGTCAAAAACA GTTGCAACCTTTATAGTTCAGAAAATTCTTTTGGATGATGTGggtttggattatgtttgtaCCACAGCGGAACGCTTTTTTGCAGTAGGTCGAGTTCTGGGGAACATGGTGGCAGCTCTGGCTGAGCAACCCTCATCTCGCCTTTTGAAGCACATTATTCGTTGCTATCTTCGTCTATCCGATAATCGGAG GGCTTGTGATGCACTAAGAAGCTGTCTTCCGGAGATGTTAAGAGATGCTACTTTTAATACCTGCCTTCGT GAAGACCAAACAACTAGGAGGTGGCTACAGCAGTTGCTTCACAATGTTGGAGTGAATAGGGTTCCTCCACTACAAGCCGGAGCAGGATTCGATCATAATATGATGGTGGCGTGA